The Erythrobacter sp. JK5 genome includes a region encoding these proteins:
- a CDS encoding DUF4139 domain-containing protein, which produces MSRVNLTGAIKVAALSATALMTSAAASQSVPGPDETAQGDVSVTIYNSNLALVQDVRQLDIARGTSRVEFPDVSAAIQPQTLSFFAPNTTIIEQNFDFDLLTPTKMMEKAIGQTVTLLRTNPATGIETRERARVLSTAGGVVVQIGDRIEVLRDDGLPVRVIFDRVPPNLRARPTLSVNLDSSRAGVRPVSLRYLSSGLGWSADYVALYNEAGGTIDMQGWVTLTNNSGTTFHRADTLLVAGNPSGSRARGFGNRGMVRAGTESADRERLGDFYLYPISGRTTIANAQTKQVSFLDVQAVPARKVYSRTVGWLQNDTQPVNVASAISFSSSRDQGLGDALPAGTVRFYQRDSQGTPQFIGENGIGHTPMGSELSLTTGDAFDIFVQAEVEKRETITTREWEQSARYRVIEDGVETSRIEAERLRNRTFYRTTMRYKITNAKDEPIEVDLTQSGLGRYWWGWDYRVVSEDIVGEQINYDRRKWVVPVPAEGERTIRVTFETRW; this is translated from the coding sequence ATGTCTCGAGTCAATCTGACGGGCGCGATCAAGGTCGCGGCGCTTTCGGCAACCGCGCTCATGACGAGCGCAGCCGCCTCGCAATCGGTTCCCGGACCGGATGAAACCGCGCAGGGCGACGTTTCGGTCACGATCTACAACAGCAATCTCGCGCTGGTGCAGGACGTGCGCCAGCTTGATATCGCGCGCGGCACCAGCCGGGTCGAGTTTCCCGACGTTTCCGCCGCGATCCAGCCGCAGACGCTGAGCTTTTTCGCGCCCAATACGACGATTATCGAGCAGAATTTCGACTTCGATCTGCTCACCCCGACCAAGATGATGGAAAAGGCGATCGGCCAGACCGTCACCCTGCTGCGTACCAACCCGGCGACCGGTATCGAAACCCGCGAGCGGGCAAGGGTGCTCTCAACCGCCGGAGGCGTGGTGGTCCAGATCGGCGACCGGATCGAGGTGCTGCGCGACGACGGCCTGCCGGTGCGGGTGATCTTCGACCGGGTGCCGCCCAACCTGCGCGCGCGCCCGACGCTCTCGGTCAATCTCGACAGCAGCCGGGCAGGGGTGCGGCCGGTGTCGCTGCGCTATCTTTCGAGCGGGCTCGGCTGGAGCGCGGATTACGTCGCGCTCTACAACGAAGCGGGTGGCACGATCGACATGCAGGGCTGGGTCACGCTTACCAACAACAGCGGCACCACCTTCCATCGCGCCGACACGCTGCTGGTGGCGGGCAATCCCAGCGGATCGCGCGCGCGCGGCTTCGGCAACCGCGGAATGGTGCGGGCCGGCACCGAAAGCGCGGATCGCGAACGGCTGGGCGACTTCTACCTCTATCCGATCAGCGGGCGGACCACGATCGCCAACGCGCAGACCAAGCAGGTGAGCTTCCTCGATGTGCAGGCGGTGCCCGCACGCAAGGTCTATTCGCGCACCGTCGGCTGGCTGCAGAACGATACGCAGCCGGTGAACGTCGCGAGTGCGATCAGCTTTTCCTCCTCGCGCGATCAGGGTCTGGGCGACGCTTTGCCGGCGGGGACTGTGCGCTTCTACCAGCGCGACAGCCAGGGCACACCGCAATTCATCGGTGAGAACGGCATCGGCCACACCCCGATGGGGTCCGAACTCTCGCTGACGACCGGCGATGCGTTCGACATCTTCGTCCAGGCCGAAGTCGAGAAGCGCGAGACCATCACCACCCGCGAATGGGAACAGAGCGCGCGCTACCGCGTGATCGAGGATGGCGTCGAAACTTCACGGATCGAGGCCGAACGCCTCCGCAACAGGACCTTCTACCGCACCACCATGCGCTACAAGATCACCAACGCGAAGGACGAGCCGATCGAGGTCGACCTGACCCAGTCCGGGCTCGGTCGCTATTGGTGGGGCTGGGATTACCGGGTGGTGAGTGAGGATATCGTCGGCGAACAGATCAATTACGATCGCCGCAAATGGGTGGTCCCCGTTCCTGCCGAGGGCGAACGCACGATCCGCGTTACATTCGAGACCCGCTGGTAG
- a CDS encoding DUF4139 domain-containing protein, with the protein MRATAILSLLLALVSAQPAAARTIVEASDPTDLSVTIYRDPDRSVGEEMNRDWPQGFAMISEVRTVSLPAGVSTIRFIGVAEGMVGVSAIVTGLPGGTIEKNRNAELLSPAALVNGALGNRITITRTNPATGEAQSEQAIVRTRADGGLVLQTSQGYEAVRCAGLPEKLTFDRIPDGLSAKPVYTIDTQTPEGGTYEITLTYLAWGFDWQADYVATIHPAQERSKGRGDEFTLQLLSWLTLLNDNDQSFDNARLQIIAGTLNIETDFEGLSDPPVARPLRLTCYPFGSTAAGSPIAYPPPPSPSPSAPMGAVADEMITVTGARMRAELMESAAPVSVVTAEEENLGDLKLFRVPDRVDVSAKGMKQVAFLNQDEVKARFLYTAECDPYGWFGSGVDPQPAGLLLATRNDEEKGLGLALPQGAMKLFEPSTFGPQLAATTELRDYARGQDVELEIGESAQVFARCARLVEAEFDPDSRKWTKMQATITNANPHPVTMRLKLGWAGDWDVRFPREKVFVKDGYDVVEVRIAANSSREFNWRLRNTDAD; encoded by the coding sequence ATGCGGGCAACCGCGATACTCTCCCTCCTGCTGGCGCTGGTGTCGGCGCAGCCCGCTGCGGCGCGCACGATCGTGGAGGCGTCGGATCCGACCGATCTTTCGGTCACGATCTATCGCGATCCCGACCGCTCGGTCGGCGAGGAAATGAACCGCGACTGGCCGCAGGGCTTCGCGATGATAAGCGAGGTCCGCACAGTATCCCTTCCTGCGGGCGTATCGACCATCCGCTTCATCGGTGTAGCCGAAGGGATGGTCGGCGTCAGCGCGATCGTCACCGGCCTGCCGGGCGGGACGATCGAGAAGAACCGCAACGCCGAACTACTTTCGCCTGCTGCGCTGGTGAACGGGGCCCTGGGCAACCGCATCACGATCACCCGCACCAATCCCGCCACGGGTGAGGCGCAGTCGGAACAGGCCATCGTCCGCACCCGCGCCGATGGCGGGCTCGTGTTGCAGACATCGCAAGGCTACGAGGCTGTGCGCTGCGCAGGGTTGCCGGAAAAGCTCACTTTCGACCGTATCCCGGACGGCCTCTCTGCCAAGCCGGTCTACACGATCGACACGCAGACACCCGAGGGCGGCACCTACGAGATCACGCTGACCTATCTCGCCTGGGGCTTCGACTGGCAAGCGGACTACGTCGCCACGATCCATCCTGCTCAGGAGCGCAGCAAGGGGCGCGGCGACGAATTCACGCTGCAATTGCTGAGCTGGCTGACGCTGCTCAACGACAACGATCAGAGCTTCGACAACGCCAGGCTCCAGATCATCGCCGGCACGCTCAATATCGAAACCGATTTCGAAGGCCTGTCGGATCCGCCCGTGGCGCGACCTCTGCGGCTGACCTGCTACCCGTTCGGCAGCACCGCAGCCGGGTCGCCGATCGCCTATCCGCCGCCGCCTTCTCCTTCGCCCTCCGCTCCGATGGGAGCAGTGGCCGACGAGATGATCACGGTCACTGGCGCCCGGATGCGAGCCGAACTCATGGAATCTGCAGCGCCCGTCAGCGTGGTGACGGCGGAAGAGGAGAATCTCGGCGATCTCAAGCTGTTCCGCGTGCCGGACCGGGTCGACGTTTCGGCCAAAGGAATGAAGCAGGTTGCCTTCCTCAACCAGGACGAGGTGAAGGCCCGATTCCTCTACACCGCCGAATGCGATCCCTACGGTTGGTTCGGGAGCGGGGTCGATCCCCAGCCGGCCGGACTGTTGCTGGCGACAAGAAACGACGAGGAAAAGGGGCTCGGTCTCGCGTTGCCGCAGGGGGCGATGAAACTCTTCGAGCCCAGCACCTTCGGCCCGCAGCTCGCCGCAACCACCGAACTGCGCGATTATGCGCGCGGCCAGGACGTCGAGCTCGAGATCGGTGAAAGCGCGCAGGTCTTCGCGCGCTGTGCGCGGCTGGTGGAAGCGGAATTCGATCCCGATTCGCGCAAGTGGACCAAGATGCAGGCGACGATCACCAACGCCAATCCTCACCCCGTCACCATGCGGCTCAAGCTGGGATGGGCCGGGGACTGGGACGTTCGCTTCCCGCGCGAGAAGGTGTTCGTGAAGGATGGGTACGACGTGGTCGAGGTGCGGATCGCAGCCAATTCCTCGCGCGAATTCAACTGGCGCCTGCGCAATACCGACGCCGACTGA
- the recA gene encoding recombinase RecA, which yields MATNLKLVEKEKDVDRQKALDAALAQIDRAFGKGSAMKLGSKEAMQVESISSGSLGLDIALGIGGLPKGRVIEVYGPESSGKTTLALHVIAEAQKAGGTAAFVDAEHALDPVYAKKLGVDIDELIVSQPDTGEQALEITDTLVRSNAIDVLVVDSVAALVPRAEIEGEMGDAHVGLQARLMSQSLRKLTGSINRSKCMVIFINQLRMKIGVMYGNPETTTGGNALKFYASVRLDIRRTGQIKDRDEVIGNSTRVKVVKNKVAPPFKQVEFDIMYGEGISKIGEILDLGVKAGLVEKSGSWFSYDSIRIGQGRENAKTYLKENPEVCDRLEAAIRGRTDEVAEEMMTGPDADSDD from the coding sequence ATGGCTACTAATCTCAAGCTGGTAGAGAAGGAAAAAGACGTGGACCGTCAAAAGGCGCTCGACGCCGCGCTGGCCCAGATCGATCGGGCGTTCGGCAAGGGTTCGGCGATGAAGCTCGGCTCGAAAGAGGCGATGCAGGTCGAATCGATTTCGTCCGGTTCGCTCGGGCTCGATATCGCGCTCGGGATCGGCGGCCTGCCCAAGGGCCGCGTCATCGAGGTCTACGGGCCTGAAAGCTCGGGCAAGACGACGCTGGCGCTGCATGTCATCGCCGAGGCGCAGAAGGCCGGCGGCACAGCCGCCTTCGTCGACGCCGAGCACGCGCTCGATCCGGTCTATGCCAAGAAGCTCGGCGTGGACATCGACGAACTGATCGTCTCGCAGCCCGATACGGGCGAGCAGGCGCTCGAAATTACCGACACGCTGGTCCGCTCGAATGCGATCGACGTGCTGGTGGTCGACTCGGTCGCGGCGCTTGTCCCCCGCGCCGAAATCGAAGGCGAGATGGGCGATGCCCATGTCGGCCTGCAGGCGCGGCTCATGTCCCAATCGCTGCGCAAGCTGACCGGGTCGATCAACCGTTCCAAGTGCATGGTGATCTTCATCAACCAGCTGCGGATGAAGATCGGCGTCATGTACGGCAATCCGGAAACGACCACCGGAGGCAACGCGCTCAAGTTCTACGCATCGGTACGGCTCGACATCCGCCGCACCGGCCAGATCAAGGACCGCGACGAGGTGATCGGCAACTCGACCCGTGTGAAGGTGGTCAAGAACAAGGTCGCCCCGCCATTCAAGCAGGTCGAATTCGATATCATGTACGGCGAAGGTATCTCGAAGATCGGCGAGATTCTCGATCTCGGGGTCAAGGCCGGCCTGGTGGAGAAATCGGGGAGCTGGTTCTCCTATGACAGCATCCGTATCGGTCAGGGCCGCGAGAACGCCAAGACCTACCTCAAGGAAAATCCCGAAGTTTGCGACCGGTTGGAAGCCGCCATACGCGGCCGGACCGACGAGGTTGCCGAGGAGATGATGACGGGCCCGGACGCGGATTCCGACGACTGA